TGCAATTAGTTAAggaaaaataatcaaatttgacCAATTGAAGAAATACTTATATATTcactaaattaaattttattttgttttgttgTTTTAGTGGGTGGAATGGCATACTTCATAGTAGCAGACAAGACTGTTCTGAAAAAAGCACGTCGGAACTCGTTCAATGGCGCCTCCTCGCCATCGCCATGCGATTACTAAATCTACGGCATGATTTCGAAATAAGAATTACATGTTGGGTCATATTCCCCATGATTTGTAGGCTTTGTATGACATATACGTTAATAAAAATGCTCTCATATTTATGACCTCGACAAATAATTTCATgtgaatattgtattttaaataaagaaaacaaattacaaaaaaaaaaaaaattaatggaaTCTAAAATATGAGATTTATCCCACAGCTATCTACGTTTAATTAATGTACACAGAGAGAGAGCACAAATTTCTCACTTCCAATAATCATCACAAATTTTCAGCTCAGTCAGTattcttgtttttaattataGACTTTAGCACAAATCACATGGATCAAACCAAACAGATAATGATACTACAATTTCTATCTATTTACAAACACCATTACAAGTTTTATGTTAAACTTCCAGGAAAAATTAAGGTAGATGCACCAGAATGTGCAGACCACACTGGAATGTGTTCATGTAAAAGCTTTGTCACATCTAAATCATTATAGGTTTGCTATCAGTGATCATCTTCTCCGTTTCCTTGCCAATTTCTTCAACGAAAATCAGTTGCTTGATTGTTTGCTGGCCGGACTCGTAGCAGATCCGTAAACCTGCTGCACAAACACATCATAAAGCTATTAAGATACCACCTGGATAATCGTATATGAACTGCAGTGTCTACATAATATTAAGCATACCGTGCAAATAAGACTGCAAAAGTTAGGAGTCATGAGCAGGTATTGCACACGTATCTGATGGACGGTGAAACAACAAGTGTGCTATTGAACGATCAATAGGATTTGTACCTGCTTCCATATTCGTGAAATTGGAGCACCTAAAAAGGAGACAAGAAGATTAAGAGTTAGTGGAGTCGAGGAGAGAGTAAAAAGCATTCTTTTTTAGTAGCATGGCATGTAATGAGAACGAATATTGCATCCGGGTTGATGAGTGGGTATTAGCAGAAAATGTGATATAAAGAACTTCAGTTTTTTACTGAAATCTCGATGGAAGatggatttttaatttaaaaaggaGAGAAATTACTAACGTTTTTGTTCCTTCCGCAATGAGTAATCCACTGGAAGTTCTTCCGTCAGCAGAACTACCACACAGATTTGCAAAATTATGCCTCTGATCAGCACCCTGCGCCAAACGGTACAAACCATCCCTTATGCATAGCCTCGTTCTGAAATCCAACTAAACAAAGAATTTCAACCGTAATAAGTTTGAAGATAATTGAATATATGCAAGACATAGAACTGTATGACTAAAGTTATAAAGAACATGgaatatgttgaacaacctgatTGCATAAAATATTCTTTTCAATAACAACAGTGATCGTTGTGTGTTTTAATGCTTCAGACTATTAAAGATGCTTCCTTACTTCCCACAGAGCCATATTCATAATATACAATTGCCGCTAGTCCTTCGACTCTTAACATTCATCTTTTCCTTGTGGTGCACATAAATGCTGAGCTAAAATTGAATCAAAGGCCAATGTTTTTTAGGACCTTAGCACGAGATGGGCCTTCATGTGATGTTTTGCTTCAAGAATATGAATGGTTGCTTCATTCTCTCCTACCCTcaacttttatttttaattaatagaaACTAAATGAACTCCTAATACATCAACTATAAAAAAAAGTCAATCTAAGAAAGATGAGATGTCTTACCCATTCCATTACAAGCTGAAGCTGGCTAAAACTAGCTGCTTCTGGGGAAATATCATCCAGACTCCGGGTTGAGCTTTCTTGTACAGTTGAAGAGCCTAGTTTTGCTGGATTTACCAGACTGACTCCATCAGCATCAATAGTATCCTCAAATTTGTCTCCACAAAGATGGACTTGCTTCCCCACTGATCGAGAACCACTTTCATAGGCCTGCCCCACTATATTTGCATCTTCAAGCCAATTATTCACAGAAGATCCATTACCTTGATTGCTGTGTTGCTTTTCCATCTTTTCAATTCCTGCTAGAGAAGTTGCAGAAGATGGAAAGTCATGGAAACAATCAATGGATTGTAATTGATCAGATTTGTGTCAGAACTCCATTTGCAAAAGTAAAGTCAAGTCGGTACCCTTACGTTTGACAGCAGAGGGTGGTTGATTTGCTGTAGTCTGATCTGGTAAATGACTATTCTCTAAAGGTGCATTAGGGATCAAATTCAGTAAACCCAGAGCTTGTTTCTGTTGCTGTTGCAATTGTGCAGATGGTGGTTCCTCATAAGAAGTGGCTGCAGAATGGAGTTGAGTGACTTTAATTGGAAGCTTACTCAGATATCTGCAACTGCCTTTTCCAGAATTATGTTCTTTTCTAATGCCCTTCAGCTGGTTCAGTGGCTTGAACTGCTTTTTGAGTCCATGAATCTGCCAATATCAGTTAAAACAATTAAATGTTGGTACAATGTGACAAACTTATAGTGGAAATAGGGCTTCTTTCAACTTGGGCATCCGCTAACAAAGGATAAACAGCGAACAAAAACAATAGCTTCCGCTAATGTGGAATGTCCCTTTACCCACAAGACATGGTTGAACTCATTGCAATTTAAGCAGTATTCATTTCATATTTACAGGGCAAACAGATGCATGTAAAATCAGCAATCATAGAAACAATAGCAAAAGAATCATGCATACCGCTCCACCGCCTTTGGTTTTGGAATCACTATTAGTAAAA
This region of Primulina eburnea isolate SZY01 chromosome 14, ASM2296580v1, whole genome shotgun sequence genomic DNA includes:
- the LOC140812489 gene encoding uncharacterized protein isoform X3, with protein sequence MSGLGIFEFEDSLWDEFFRVDQVVSNDVLESSNDHFPWHDSLSNPLCEVNCNSTHSENGSVSRYMHLRRKQGGCSSLHDKCNCMSDTDSWSCKRSAVLPFSSESDSMDETSSVAFDDIRSSCHVFKINRADSHGGEFPENGTYLGGRRTHVDNQSETTHQESSFNSFENIDSTGFFSGVCPDIQSFEDVEMIFSPDSTFGVGVSKDELSWLSPDKGEFRFEFSCPKSSKEDTDSSKSNLTDDSAMASVPVKFKDSSCMLGDSDSDIPFVNGPAIPDSKDGFFPRDERVGINDALCPSIFTNSDSKTKGGGAIHGLKKQFKPLNQLKGIRKEHNSGKGSCRYLSKLPIKVTQLHSAATSYEEPPSAQLQQQQKQALGLLNLIPNAPLENSHLPDQTTANQPPSAVKRKAGIEKMEKQHSNQGNGSSVNNWLEDANIVGQAYESGSRSVGKQVHLCGDKFEDTIDADGVSLVNPAKLGSSTVQESSTRSLDDISPEAASFSQLQLVMEWLDFRTRLCIRDGLYRLAQGADQRHNFANLCGSSADGRTSSGLLIAEGTKTCSNFTNMEAGTNPIDRSIAHLLFHRPSDTCAIPAHDS